Proteins from a genomic interval of Medicago truncatula cultivar Jemalong A17 chromosome 3, MtrunA17r5.0-ANR, whole genome shotgun sequence:
- the LOC120579707 gene encoding CBL-interacting protein kinase 26, with the protein MDPYGKLLMNRYEFRKARGQGNFAKVYKARDLRTGDRDVVKVIHKEKVRGPGMMVQTKREIATFGWVKHPNVLRLYEVLATKTKIYLILENAKDGEIFPQILKGNFNYYQTRQYFQQLVSALDFCHKKGVYHRDLKPENLLLDENSVLKIADFGFSTFIESHRYNMLHTMSGTPMYVAPYVLRGKGYYEEKDDGWSCVVILYVLLAGYYPFYDHNLMELYQKIHKGEYKCPPGFQSRYVDYYQ; encoded by the coding sequence ATGGATCCATATGGGAAATTATTAATGAATAGATATGAGTTTAGAAAAGCAAGAGGCCAAGGAAACTTTGCAAAAGTTTACAAAGCAAGGGACTTAAGAACTGGAGACAGGGATGTTGTAAAGGTTATTCACAAGGAAAAAGTCCGAGGACCTGGAATGATGGTTCAAACTAAGCGGGAGATTGCAACATTTGGATGGGTTAAACACCCAAATGTTTTGAGGCTTTACGAGGTTTTGGCCACCAAAACTAAGATATACCTTATCTTAGAAAATGCAAAAGACGGTGAGATTTTCCCCCAAATATTAAAAGGTAACTTCAATTATTATCAAACAAGACAATACTTCCAACAATTGGTAAGTGCTCTAGATTTTTGCCACAAGAAGGGTGTCTACCATCGGGATTTGAAGCCCGAAAACTTGCTTTTAGACGAGAACAGTGTTCTTAAAATAGCTGATTTCGGGTTTAGCACATTCATAGAATCTCATCGCTACAACATGTTGCATACAATGAGTGGAACTCCGATGTATGTAGCTCCATATGTTCTCCGTGGAAAAGGctattatgaagaaaaagatgatggTTGGTCTTGTGTTGTAATCTTATATGTTCTTTTGGCCGGTTACTATCCATTTTATGATCATAATTTAATGGAACTATATCAGAAAATCCACAAGGGAGAATACAAATGTCCCCCTGGATTTCAGTCGAGATACGTAGATTATTATCAATGA